From the Catharus ustulatus isolate bCatUst1 chromosome 2, bCatUst1.pri.v2, whole genome shotgun sequence genome, the window AGGCATGCTCTGATCAAGGATATTTAAGATCTCAATTCCTTGGGTGTTTTCCTGCTCAAGGAGCAAAGGCTGGTTTTCCTAGCAGCGAATCCACAGCAGTCAGGGGCAGATATTTGCCAGAGGCTTTGTCTTGCTCAGTCCTACCTTGGTCTTCATGGTCCACTAGACTGGCAGAAGGACATTTAACCCTACCTACACACCATGCTGTGACTCCTGGCTCCAAATTCCACACCCAGGAGGatttaatttgcaaataaaCAACTTCTTACAGCAAAACGAACCAGAACAGAACGCACAGCTCTgagtgcaggcagcacagcaggggcaAAGCACAACAAACATTCACTTACCCGTGGCAGAGTTGTCAAAAATAAGAGTTACAGTCGCATTCTGAGGGCTGGGGAGTGCTTCTATGTCAGCTAAACAAGTCAAAACCTCCGTGTCCCTCGGAGTCAGAGTTAAGGTGCTCAGGGCATTGTGGAGGCCTTGAGATCCTGGATTTTGCTGGGTAACATAGCTGGACTTATCAACCCAAGAGTCATTTCTCATCCAGGCAATGTCTGGAGCTGGAGCCCATCCTAAGGCTTCACAAACAATCTCAATTGTTTGGTTGTCTTTTACTGTTATGGTGCTATTTTTGATGAGTAAAGATCCATTAACTGTGGGAGggaaaagatgtttttgttCCTTCAGAATGTGTCGCTGCATTGCTTTCCTGCTGGTGGTTTTAAATCTTATCTCGCTACCCAGAAATAGCTATGCCCTGAGATATGAAGTGGAAAACAATTATTAATACAGATATACCATATGCATGATGGAAGCACGCAGATATTTCAACTGCATGGGCCCATTACAAAGCACAAGTCTCAGCTTTCAGTACCTTCCcaataaaaagcaggaaattgcACTTTTTAGCCATCTTGACACATATCCAGCTGGAGGACAacacaatgaaataaaagcGTTTCTCTCTAAATTTTAGACATGCTCAGGTCACACAAGAAGAGGTTTAGAGATAGGTGATGAGATGTCATCACTGCACCAAGCCCTTCCTTGACAAATGAATGGTGCCTGGTGGTGAGATCCTGCTTTCCTGGCTGGGGCTGGTAAGGAATAAGAGATGGAACAGGAAAGAACGTGGGGAGTTACAACCTCTGTTATTGGCACTCTGCATGTGACTCTAAACCCACTCAAACAGTAAAATTAGGATAAGGAGGGCAAGGAGGCAAAGGATGGCAAATGAGAGCATGtagagtaatttcatgattataagccacatgttacaatacagagtgtgataaaaggtatctgttctatcaccatctgttgagggtggggcagtgatcctgatctccctgggagatattctgctaatgggccatccattgaaaccaggcagggcattgttctttatctttccacagcccatccttcctccagccagtcattttctgctcatggccattgagtcccactgtggcactgataaaattactgcatcccattgggagctgctccagccagggggaagagcccaacatttcttaccaaaataaaaacagagcttttgggacactaagggagcccctttctccactggactccagaggaaaaccggatttctccacatccccactggagctccggagggaaactgcaccttgtccaggagcactgctccaactgagccacatctgtcactgcaggaggatgcagccaccatggaatgggactgctgccaacaccctgcctgacaggtgtcaggttgtactctgactgtgtcagggtttggggtttgtttctttgtagtgctgtatttctattttaatttccctagtaaagaactgttattcctaattcccatatctttgcctgagagccccttgatttcaaaattataataatttggagggagggggtttacattctccgtttcaaagagaagttcctgcctttctcagcagacacctgtcctccaaactaaaacagcaatgtttcattctttgtccatatataagccgcacctgattataagctgcactttggattcagatcaaaattttagtcaaaatggtgcggcttataatcgtgaaattactgtactccttcCCAGGGATAACCTGAGCAATTCCTCAGAGGATTCCCTGAAGGGCAGCACAACAAAACAGCTTTTTGCTGGTGGCTATACACACCTTGCACGGAGAGAAAGGCGAAGTTGTTGTCGCTGGGCTGCTGGATGCTGCACTCGATCCTGCCAGAGTCACTCAGCTGGGTGTTGTGGATGATCAGCTCCGAGGTGAACTCGTCCCCACTGGTGTAGTTGTGGGAGGTGAAGCGCTCTGAGGTTTCCAGAGGGCCCTGGGAGCTGACCACAGTGAGGACAGGACTGCCCTTGAAGAGCCAGATGAGGACCTGCCATCCTGCAGACACGGTGCAGTTGAAGCGTGCCTGTGAGCCAGCCAGCACGGTGGCGTTCTCAGGGCCCTTGGTGATGGAGTAACAAAAGCCCAGGCCTGTGAGGGAACCAAAACCAGCCCATAAATACATATACACTGAAAGGGGtcagcttttttcttctgccttcactcagagtcaggattgaaTGCTCAAGAGATTGATTTCTTGTTCGGATTTGGTTGTtcattaaatcttatctaaagtacagagagttctttAGCACTTCTAGCTATCAAGCCAAGTgagaaaatggaggtgaatcTAGCTAGTTACAAGATCTTTTAAGGCCTAACtatccaattaaaaactaacatctatattatttattcttttgacccaatgaccaaacTCCCGCGACCCTCACTGCAGTACTTTCTATCCAACTAAAAACCactgcctgaaatcatgaagaaggaacaagaagacagaaagagacaattcccaagaacctccatcttgtcccatacctattattATATTCtagaaccccaaattccaaacccttcaccatgtaaagtcacacacttctattctaattacacaccagtgattccaactccatcactcaaacttggaagccttctccaaagCCTCAAGTCCAAatcagtgttctcctgggggtcagtgccagaaagcacagaaagctcccAGGTTTCAGGGTTCCAACAATCCAGCACCAACAGAGGTGGCTGCATAGTGTAAAACACCTTAACCAGCTCAGAGATGGAGGTGTGCAATGTAATCTTTCAGACCCTGCTTAGAAAGgtggttttctttaaaaacgCCTCTAATTATTTTGTGTCTCCTTCCAAAATCACCTGTTTCTCTTCAGGAATTCACTGACTACCATTTTgttgacagaaaataattccacttttaaataggaaaatacATGAGTTGCCTAGactttaaataattaaaggacTGTGTAACCAGTCCCTTTTCCATACCTTGGATTGCCACTGATTTTTTGCAACCCTATCATTTATCCTTCAGTGTTCTTTCCCCTATTCCTCAACCATTCATCACATACATTGTGATGTATTTCTTATAAAACCTTTCTCTTAAACAGAGGTGCTATAACTCATTAGTTTTAACTCTTTGAAAGGTAATGTGAattttggcaaatatttttcagaactgaaaGCTCCTAACAAagtcattttgttttcctcccctCCAGGGCATCCCATTGCCAACCCCACCGACTGCACAGGGCCTCATCCAGGAATATTTTGAGTCCAAGCATGGATATTTAGCTCCCTGCAGACCCTCCCAGGGGAACATTCCTGCTGAGGGAGCACCACGGTGCCCCAATGgttccagctgagctctgcacgATGGCAGCAATTAGACACTGCAGCCCATGGC encodes:
- the IGSF5 gene encoding LOW QUALITY PROTEIN: immunoglobulin superfamily member 5 (The sequence of the model RefSeq protein was modified relative to this genomic sequence to represent the inferred CDS: inserted 1 base in 1 codon); the encoded protein is MESFQKSXLLPLLLTASLPGLGFCYSITKGPENATVLAGSQARFNCTVSAGWQVLIWLFKGSPVLTVVSSQGPLETSERFTSHNYTSGDEFTSELIIHNTQLSDSGRIECSIQQPSDNNFAFLSVQVNGSLLIKNSTITVKDNQTIEIVCEALGWAPAPDIAWMRNDSWVDKSSYVTQQNPGSQGLHNALSTLTLTPRDTEVLTCLADIEALPSPQNATVTLIFDNSATENDFSQDNGNTWVVVLAVVLSFLGVVLLIVIIVVAVRCCLKRRGSTYQNEVRKVSAEKKKEGDLENSHRSGSENLGYIPEELWNTEQSPRLATLPPMSSKFAGPDNKLYITSLPKVRPQRRPDYLMSPKKIRNVTLV